The Curtobacterium sp. MCSS17_015 genomic sequence AAGTGCCTCGACGTCGGGGCACCGAACCGGTGTCACAGCGTGGTCCCGCCCCGTCAGGACCGCCAGCGTCAGTCCCGCTCCCCCAGGAACGCGATCGCCGCCTGGCGGAAGTGCCGCGACGTCGGGGCATTGAAGTGGTTCCGCCCCGGGATCTCGACGAAGGTCGCGTGCGGCGCGGTCGCGGCGAGCCGCACGGCGCTGTCCTTGATCCCGTCCTCGCTGCCGGCGGCGAGCAGCAGCGGCTGCGTCGGCGCGTTCGCGGGGGTCGGCTCGACGCTGTCGCGCATGCCCTCGACCATCGCCACGAGCGCACGGAGGTCGTTGCCCTCGACGTTCGCCGCCATCGTGAGGTAGCCGTTCGTGACGCGGTCCTCGACCGGCGTGCCGTCCGTGATGTACGCCCACGCCTGGTCGACGCGGACGCGGCGCATCGGGTCGGCGTCGGGGATGCCGCCGAGCACCGCACGGGAAACCCGGTCGGACATCCGCTCGGCGGCGTGCCACCCGACGCGGGCGCCGAGGGAGTACCCGAGGAACGTGACGTCGTCCAGCAGGTAGGTGTCGACGACAGCGGTGACGTCGTCGACGAGCAGGTCCATGGAGTAGCTGCGCGGGTCGTGCGGCTTCCCGCTGGCGCCGTGGCCGCGCTGGTCGAACGCGATCACGCGGTGTCCGGCACGCACGAGGTCCCGCGTCCACCCCGAGGCGTGCCAGTTGAGGACAGCTCCGGACGCGAAGCCGTGCACGGCGAGGACGGCGGGTGCGTCGGGGGCACCGAAGTCGTAGGTGGCGAGCGGCACGCCGTCCGGGGACATGACGACGCGGGGACGGGGCGCTTCGGGGACGAGTGACATGTCCCGTCCAGGGTAGTGGGACCACAGTGGCCCCATGGACGGCTACGGCGGCGACCAGATCCGGGCGGCGGAACGCCCCCACCTCGAGGCGGGCGAGCCGCTCATGCAGCGCGCGGCGGACGGGCTCGCCGCGGTCGTCGGCGACCTGCTCGACGACCCCGCGGTCCGTCCCGGTGACGGACCGGGGTCCGTCCTCGTCCTGGCCGGCAGCGGTGACAACGGCGGGGACGCCCTGTTCGCGGGCGCGCGCCTGGCTGCTGACGGGAGGCACGTCACGGTCCTCCGCGTCGGCTCACGTGTCCACGAGGCGGGCCTGGCGGCGGCCCTGGCGGCCGGGGCGGGCCTCCTGGACGGCCCCGAGGAGGACGGATCGGGTGTCGGCACCGCAGGCGCAGCCGACATCCTGCGTGCCGCGGCCACACCGGTCGGCGAACGTCTGGC encodes the following:
- a CDS encoding alpha/beta hydrolase, producing MSLVPEAPRPRVVMSPDGVPLATYDFGAPDAPAVLAVHGFASGAVLNWHASGWTRDLVRAGHRVIAFDQRGHGASGKPHDPRSYSMDLLVDDVTAVVDTYLLDDVTFLGYSLGARVGWHAAERMSDRVSRAVLGGIPDADPMRRVRVDQAWAYITDGTPVEDRVTNGYLTMAANVEGNDLRALVAMVEGMRDSVEPTPANAPTQPLLLAAGSEDGIKDSAVRLAATAPHATFVEIPGRNHFNAPTSRHFRQAAIAFLGERD
- a CDS encoding NAD(P)H-hydrate epimerase — translated: MDGYGGDQIRAAERPHLEAGEPLMQRAADGLAAVVGDLLDDPAVRPGDGPGSVLVLAGSGDNGGDALFAGARLAADGRHVTVLRVGSRVHEAGLAAALAAGAGLLDGPEEDGSGVGTAGAADILRAAATPVGERLARVAREAALEVDLVLDGILGIGGGGPLRSPAREVVAALRELAREQRAPFVVAVDVPSGIDVDTGGIADDHVLHADVTVTFGGVKAGLLRGPAATLAGRIELVDVGIGADLATVEPLVRT